Proteins encoded in a region of the Nitrospirota bacterium genome:
- a CDS encoding acetate/propionate family kinase → MSLRDSRRQAHGYILTINGGSSSLKCSLFQVGPPLTRVLSCTVDRIGFPEGTLTLTNVADGTSERKTIRAAHHKDSIDPLIAWLEQQVRIAGLVAIGHRVVHGGHRYREPQVITSEVLGELRRLSPYDPEHLPAEIELIETFGRRYPTLPQVACFDTAFHRDMPRVARLLPIPRRYEAAGVQRYGFHGLSYAYLMEELRRLAPHEAQGRIILAHLGNGASMAAVRGGRSIDTSMGFTPTAGLPMSTRSGDLDPGLVAYLSRTEGMTVEQFHTMVNQQSGLLGLSETSSDIRDLLACEDSDIRAAEAVACFCYQAKKWIGSFAAALGGLEMLVFSGGIGENSAIIRSRICEGLEFLGMTIDDTRNGAGEAVISTEGSRVTVRVIHTDEEREIAQSVVHMITADTREG, encoded by the coding sequence ACGGCAGGCTCATGGATATATCCTGACGATCAATGGCGGATCCTCGAGCCTCAAGTGTTCGCTCTTCCAGGTGGGTCCTCCCCTCACTCGTGTCTTGTCCTGCACGGTCGATCGAATCGGGTTCCCGGAGGGCACGCTGACCCTCACGAACGTGGCCGACGGAACCAGCGAGCGTAAGACGATCCGGGCCGCGCATCACAAGGACTCTATCGATCCTCTCATCGCCTGGCTGGAACAACAAGTAAGGATCGCAGGCCTCGTGGCCATCGGGCATCGCGTGGTGCATGGAGGTCATCGGTATCGCGAGCCGCAGGTGATTACATCTGAAGTCCTGGGCGAGTTGCGCCGGCTCAGTCCCTATGATCCGGAACATCTGCCGGCGGAGATCGAACTGATCGAGACGTTCGGCAGGCGGTATCCAACGCTCCCGCAAGTCGCCTGCTTCGACACGGCTTTTCACCGCGACATGCCGCGCGTCGCACGCCTCTTGCCGATCCCCAGACGGTACGAGGCGGCCGGCGTGCAGCGCTACGGGTTTCACGGACTTTCCTATGCCTACCTGATGGAGGAACTCAGGCGGCTTGCGCCTCATGAGGCGCAGGGCCGGATCATTCTGGCCCATCTGGGAAATGGAGCGAGCATGGCGGCGGTGCGCGGGGGCAGGAGCATCGATACCAGCATGGGGTTCACGCCCACGGCAGGATTGCCGATGAGCACCCGTTCAGGCGATCTCGACCCAGGCTTGGTGGCCTATTTGTCGAGAACGGAAGGCATGACGGTGGAGCAATTTCATACGATGGTCAATCAGCAATCAGGCCTGCTCGGGCTGTCGGAGACAAGTTCCGATATTCGCGACCTTCTTGCCTGTGAGGACAGTGATATACGAGCGGCTGAAGCCGTGGCGTGCTTCTGCTACCAGGCCAAGAAGTGGATCGGTTCATTTGCCGCAGCGTTGGGCGGGTTGGAAATGCTTGTCTTCAGCGGCGGTATCGGGGAGAACTCGGCGATCATCCGGTCGCGGATCTGTGAGGGTTTAGAATTCCTCGGCATGACCATTGACGATACTCGGAACGGGGCCGGTGAAGCCGTCATTTCCACAGAAGGCAGCCGAGTGACTGTTCGCGTCATCCACACAGACGAGGAGCGTGAGATTGCGCAATCCGTCGTTCATATGATCACAGCGGATACTCGGGAGGGGTAA